The Heteronotia binoei isolate CCM8104 ecotype False Entrance Well chromosome 14, APGP_CSIRO_Hbin_v1, whole genome shotgun sequence genome has a window encoding:
- the EMC8 gene encoding ER membrane protein complex subunit 8, translating into MKLSTQAYCKMVLHGAKYPHCAVNGLLVAEKQQQQQHRGGSREPPALFVDCVPLFHGTLALAPMLEVALTLIDSWCKENSYVIAGYYQANERLKDASPNQVAEKVASRIAEHFSDTALIMVDNTKFTMECLEPAVHVYEHHENKWRCKDPHLDYCEDWSEAQRISASLLDSRSYETLVDFDNHLDDIRNDWTNPEINKAVLHLC; encoded by the exons ATGAAGCTGAGCACGCAGGCCTACTGCAAGATGGTGCTCCACGGAGCCAAGTACCCGCACTGCGCCGTCAACGGGCTCCTGGTagcagagaagcagcagcagcagcagcaccgggGTGGCAGCCGGGAGCCCCCTGCCCTCTTCGTGGACTGCGTCCCCCTCTTCCATGGCACCCTCGCCCTGGCACCCATGCTCGAGGTGGCCCTCACCctg ATCGATTCATGGTGCAAGGAGAACAGCTATGTGATAGCTGGATACTATCAAGCCAACGAACGTCTGAAGGATGCCAG TCCAAACCAGGTTGCCGAAAAGGTGGCATCCAGGATAGCGGAGCATTTCAGTGACACGGCACTTATAATG GTGGATAATACGAAATTCACCATGGAGTGCCTAGAGCCTGCCGTTCACGTGTACGAGCATCACGAAAACAAATGGCGATGCAAAGACCCCCACTT GGATTACTGTGAAGACTGGTCAGAAGCCCAGAGGATCTCCGCCTCGCTTTTGGACAGCAGGTCCTACGAAACGCTAGTGGATTTTGATAATCACTTGGACGACATCCGGAACGATTGGACAAACCCCGAGATTAACAAAGCCGTCCTGCACCTCTGTTAG